The Deinococcus sedimenti genome segment TGCTGCCTCCGGTCCGCTACCGAGCCGCGGACCACAACGACGCCAGCATGAGCGGGCAGCCCGTCCAGGTCTACAAACCAGGCAGTGAAGCGGCGCGGGACATGGCCCAGGTGGTGACCGCCTTCCTCGAGCTGCAAGGGCAGCCGGCGTGAGCACCAGGAAAGAGCGACCCCAGATGAAGATGGGGCCTCTGGCGGGCCACCAGGGTCCAGGCACACTGATGGCCGGCTTCACCAGCCCGCCCGCGCCCGACGTGCAGACCGATCTGGCCATCGACGCCATCCGGCCCCGTCCTCAACAACCGCGCCGCTCCTTTACGCCGGAGTCCCTGGCCCGCCTGACCGACAGCATCCGGACGCACGGCATCCTGCAGCCGCTGTCCGTCCACCAGACCGCGGCGGGCTACGACCTGATCTCCGGAGAACGTCGCCTGCGGGCTGCGCGCACCGCCGGCCTGACCACCGTCCCGGTCAAGGTCTTCTCCGGGCTCACGGAACGGCAGGTGCAGCAGCTGTCGGCCGTGGAGAATCTCCAGCGCGAGGACCTGAATCCAGTGGACGAAGCGGACGCGGTCCTCGACATCCTCTCGGCCGAATTGGATCTTCCCAAAGATCAGCTCACGCCCCGACTCGAGCGCTGGAAATCCATGCGGATGCGCGATCCTGCACTCGCGAGGGCGTCCGAAGACGAGCGGCAGGCGATTGCCCACCTGGAGACCCTGTTCCGGGGCCTGTCCCGCGGGGAGTGGACGTCGTTCGTGGCGAACCGCCTTCCGGTGCTGCGCCTCCCTGCGCCGCTCCTGGAAGCGGTCCGTGAGGGCCGGCTGGACTACACCAAGGCCATCGCGCTCAAACGGGCGCCCGAGGACCTGCGTGACGCCCTGCTCGCCGAAAGTGACGCGCTGTCCGTCCAGCAGATCCGCCAGCGGATTCAGGAGGCCAGCCGCACGAGCGCGCCGCACGAGGACCTCAACCGTGCGCTGGAGACCTTCCGGCGCCTCACCGCGAGGGATCAGCTGGCCCAGCTGACGCCCGAAGCGAGACGCGAACTCCTGTCCCTGCTGAAGCAGGCGGCCGCCGTTATGGGGGAGGGGTCCAAGGTTCCCGCACGGCAACGCCTCAAGTAGACCGTTCCGGCGAACGCGTCACCTGTCTGTCGTTCGCTGCAGTAGCGACACCTTTGCGGGAAAATGCCTGTTCCAGGGCCCTGCTCGTCCAGCGCTCTGAGCTGAACGACCAGCGATACCTTTGCGGGAAATTCCCTGAGGAAGGCCAAGAAAGTCGTGCCGGACAGTGCTTCCAGTCGTCTGCAGCAATAGCGACACCTTTGCGGGATTCTCGCCTGACATAGCGACACCTTTGCGGGATCGGTCCCAGGCCCGACTAGCGACACCTTTGCGGGAAAAAACCAAAATTGCGTCTGGACCGGCGAATCCGTGATCCGTTCTCCTGAGCTGCCTTGTGGACGCCGCTGACGACACCTTTGCGGGATGAGCGCTGAAACTAGCGATACCTTTGCGGGATTTCAGTGCGAATTAGCGATACCTTTGCGGGAAAATTCCGAAAAACACCGTCCCTGACGCAGATCGGGCACCCGCTTGTTGTTGTTCTTTTTATATCTTTACATCAGTTAAAAACAACACCAGGAGCTGAGAGTGGCGAAGAAGAACAAAACACCCAACCTCTACGACGAACTGAACTTCGCCCGGTTCGGCGTGATCAGCATGCACACCCGGGTGGACCAGAGCATCACCCACTGGAATACCGAGTTCGCCGTGAACGGCCGGACGTTCCGGATCGAGGCCGTCACGCCTCAGGGACGGCCGCACGGCATCGATACCGACACCCTGGTGGCCCTCGAAACCCTCTTCATCTCCCATGACTGTCCACAGGACAACTGGGTGCATACCACCGCCTACGAAGTCCGCGAACTGATGGGGCTGGCGAACAACGGAGAGAACTACCACCGGCTCCGGCAGAGCATCCGGCGCCTGTACTTCACCAGCGTCATCGTGGGCCGGAAAACCACACTGGCGGGATCACAGCGGGTGGCCTGGGACAACGTCGGCGTCCGGTTCTTTGAAGGGCTGCGCTACCGCGACCATGACGACGACGGCGACTTGAACACGCTCGACAGTGAAGCGACGCTGAGCATCCGCCTCGGGGAGCAACTGGCCGAGAGTATCCGGGCGGGCATTTCACACGTCCTCGACGGGCACCTGCTGCATCAGCTCGAGCAGCCGCCCGCCCGCGCCCTGTACCGGACCCTGCAGGCCCACCGGCGGCAGGACGACGGCTCACTGCTCTCGGAACTGCGGGTGCCGCTGGTGGACTGGCGGCAGGCGACCGGGCTGACCACCGACCGCAGTGACCTGGTGCGGCGCGCCCTGACCGCCGCCCATGACGAGCTGCTCGCCAACCGCTACCTCGAGAGTGCGACCATCGAAGGCCGCGGAAAATCGGCCGTCGCGCACTACGTCTTTGCGGACACCAATTCCGCCGATCCTGCCCTGGTCGTGATGCTGCGCCAGGCTGGGGTGTCGGTCGCCAGGGCCGCCACCCTCGCGTCCCTGTACCCGGAGCGGGTCGAACTGGCCCTGCAGTTTCTGGAGCAGCGGCGGATGAACGCTGGCGGCACTGTGCGCAACCCTGGCGGTCTGGTCGCTGACTATCTGCAGAACCCTGAGAAGTACGCCGTCCCGGCCGAGTTCACGCCGCCCGCGCAGGCCAGGCAGGAGCAGGCGGTCCGTCGCCACCAGAAGGCCGAGCATGAGGCGCAGCAGCAGGCTGAGGCGCACCTGGAGCGTCTCGGCAGCGCGTCCCCCGTTGAGCAGTGGGAAAGCCAGCGCTCGACCCTGCAGCTCATCCTGAAAAAGCAGCTCAATGCAGACCAATGGTCACAGCTCGAAGCGCTCGCCTGTGCCGGCGAGATCCAGGCGGTCGACCTGACCCGGACGCTGATCGCCGCGACCGCCAGCACGGGCCTGAAGGAAGCGGTCGATCAACTCAGGCGGCGCCTCAATCCGTTGCTGCCGCTCGAGCTCTGAGACTGGAACGGTCCTAGAGTAGAGTGCGCGCCACGGCAGCCGTCAGAGCAGGTCCTCGACACTGACAGGCGGGGTTGCCCGGCGCGCCGAGTCTCGGGTGCCCTCATGTCTTCAACGCCCTCCTGCGACCCCGACGATCCGTATCCGCACGCGGCCGACCTCGCCGTGACCGGCGATGGGAAGGGATTGGTGCGGCCCGTGGGCAGCCCCCTGACCCTGCACGTGTTGGACGAACACGCGGGCGGGTCCGTGGAGTTCACGTGGCGGCCGCGCAACGTAGCAGAGGGCTGCCGCGCGCCAGCGCCCGTCGGGCACACTACCCCGGGCCGTCCGACCCTCGCCCCGCACGACGTGGTGACGTGCCTCGCCGACCTGCCCGCATGGCTGTGCGTGTCCACCGCGTATGCAGCTTGGCGCTGGAGACAGGTGCAGGCGATGGCCAAGCGCCCGGCGGCGTCACCCGGACCAGTCGAGCAGGACCATGGAGCTCCGGAGCGGCTCCGGCTCCTAGGCCCATGCCCCTGCTGCCCCTGTCCTCTGGCCCCGTGCACACCTCACAGGCGCCGCGCCCGGTGACATCGGCGTGACGAGGCGTACCGGAGAGTGAACTGCAGGTGCGCGGCGCCCAGGGCTTCGGACGTGGCCGCCGCGTTCCGCAGGGAGGTCGCTATGGCGACGATGTTGAATGTTCTGGGGTTCACGCTCCTGCTCATCGGACTGGTCAGGATGGTACGCGCCAAAGCCCGGAGGCGGCCCGTATGGCGAGCAGGATGGCGGTTTCTGGCCGGTTGGGTGGTCCTGTCGTTCCTGGCCCAGGCGTTCAGCCCTGCACCGCCCAACCGCGCGGCCACTGCCTCTGAGTCACCCGAACGCTCCGCCCAGACGCCACCCTGGCCGCCCACGATCGACGACATGCTCGATCAGTGCTGGCAGGTGGCGATCAAGGCCTCCCGCGTTACCCCGACGCTGATCCCGGAAGTTCGAAAGGTGTATCAGGATGACCGGGGGTACGTCATCTCGGGGACGGTGCAGGTGGGTGAGCGCAGTGAGATCTTCGATTGTTCGAGTACGGCGCCTGGGCAGGCGGTCTTCGGTCCTGGTAGCGGGGTGGACGAACAGAGGTTTCGGGACGTGATGGCCAACCGTCCGGTGCCGGCCGTCGCCGCGGCCGAGCCGGCACCGGAGCCTGAGGCGGCACCCGCTCCGGTCGCTGCGGCGTCTCCAGCCCAGAACGTGCCGACCGCGCAGGCGCTCGCGAACCTCGGAGCGGATCCGAAGAGTGAACGCGTGCTCGACACCAGCTCGGGTGAGGGCCGCGTGTACCACACGTGGGACGTCCCGCGCTGGGGCCAGCGGGTGAGTGGCGTGCGGCGCGGTGCGGCGGACTGGTGGATCAAGATCACAGGCCCCAGCCTCGGCGCGGACGATCTCGCGTCCGCGGATCAGCGGCGCGAGATCGCCAGCAACGGGGTCGCGATCACCTACCTGATCACGGGCGGTCCCCTGCGCGGTCACGTCATGACGGTGAGCGACCCGGCCATCAACCTCTACTCCCCAGCGTGGTACGCCACCGACGTCAAAGGCACGCTGGTCGGAGAAACAGAGTGACGTCCCCGGTCACACGAGGCGGTGCACGTGCGGGCGCTGCGCGCCCCGGACCCTCAGGGCGTGGCTGACCCCGTCACCAGGTGCGCCGCGACCACCCAGGCGCCGGTCATACTCTGAGGGTATGACCGCCGTCTCCTCGACCGGGACCTCAAGTCCGCACAACCAGCAGGCGTTCGAGACGTGTATCGCCCTGACCCTGCAGATGATCGCCAGCATCGAGTTCGCACCCACCACCGGAGCGTCCACGGATCCGGAGCTGACCGTGGCGTTTGCGGGGCAGGTGGACCGGCACGCGCAAGACATCGCCCTGATGGCTGGGCACGCCGGCGCGGACGTGGAGGGGTTGGGCGCCGGCGTGTACGGGCAGCTGTGTGCAGTCCGGGACGAGCCGGTACAGGCGGCGTATCACGCGCTGCACTCCGCGGCGTACCTGGGGCTGAGGGGCGGCCTGACCACCGCTGCTCTGCTGGGCGCAGTGGCGTACGCTCTACGCCGCGCCGCCCTGCGGACCGAGCGGCTCCTGCACTGACCCGGTGCTGGCCGTCCCTCGCTAATCAGGAGGGGCCGTGACGTTCCGGTCAGCGCAGGCTGACGCTTGGCCTCCTGTTGCAGCGTGGTGAACAGATCACGAGCCAGCTCATCCTCGACACGGTTGTTCTCCTGGATGCGCTTCCAGCGCAGAAACGTGCACCACTCCTGCGTGAGGAACTCGCAGTACGCGATCAACACCGTCCAGCGCCGAGGGGAGCAAGGGAAGCAGGACGTCTGTCTGCGGTATGAGCATCGTGGAAGACGCGGGCCACGGTGCGGGTCTTGGAGTCCATCGGGGCGTCCCTAGGGAGATGGAGCGCAATCTTGCGATGCAGCGTGGACTCCGCCTGAAGCGTCGCCAGGAGCACTTCCGCGAGACGCTTCAGGGCATCAAAGTGGCGATGAGGGAGATGGGCTTTGAGGTGGGCGGCTTGCGTGTCAGCATGCAGTCGGGCAGGATCCGGGATCGTCACAGGCCAGGATGCTGCCTATTGTCATCCTGCACCGCGTCCAGGGCGCTATTCGACCTGAAATGTAGGGTGGGCCGCTCTGGGCGCAGGTGCTCGCCATCGTCGTGACGTCCCTGATCGTGCTGAATCAGAACACCGCCACGACCCTGCACATGGCCCTGGCGGATACCAGGCTCATGCTCGGCCTCCTGGACCGCGCAATCGCCATCAAGGAAGAGGAAGCCAGAGCCTATCCCGTGCGGCAACTTCGTCCCTGCGCTGAGCGGTGAGAAATCAACGGCCGCGCAGTGCGACAAGTGCGGGCCGAACTCCACGATACCCGGATGGTCGCTTTGGTGAGGCAGTGGAGGACGCCTTCCCATCTCTGAGCTGGTCTGCCGTTCTGGTCGGCTGGCCGACCCTGTACTTGTCCGTGGCGGAGGTTCGGGCACTGGCCGAGGCGCGTCTGCTGACCGCTTCCGGTGCGGCGCTCATCCCCATGTCCGACCTCGCCGGCCTGCGCGACGGCGCGCACCGGCAGGAGGGACAGGACGCCCTCACGCGCCTGGCCGCCTTGGAGGAGCTGCCCGTGTTCTTCGCGCGGCGGGAATGGCTGGTGTACCTGTTGGAGCAGGAGATGGCCCGCCTGCCGGAGATTCGGGACACGGAGGAGCCCGAACTGACGGCCGACTGGCGGGTGCAGGCCCTCAAAGAGTTCTGGGAGGCAAACGACCGACCGCTCGATCTGCCGGTCATCAACCCCTTGATCCGGTCCTACGTCGGCCTGGACGAACAGCCCGGTGGCCTCGACCTCACGGTGGACGACCTGCGCCGCTGGATCCTGGAGCAGCGCACGCTGCTGCGGGTCGTGACGGGGCTCGTCCATGCGGGCCGGCAGGCCGAGGTCAAGGTGATCGCCCAGGCGTTCGAAGCCGCGCAGTTCCACGCCGCAGCGCACCTCGACGTGGTCCGGACCGAACTCTCCATCCATCAGCACCACGCCACCGGACGTCAGGAGCCGGCGTTCTGGGACAACGTCCATCTGGCCAATACGGTCACCCTGCAGCACCGGCGTGCCCGGTGGGAACAACGCCAGACTGAAAGAGGTCAATGAGCCTGCCTGGGCAGCGGCAGGCGAAGCGTGGAGATCATGTCGGCTTGCCGCTCACCATTCGTCCACGACGTCACTGAGGTGCTGGTCGTCCCACTTCGCGTAGATTCGCGTGGTCTCCAGGCCGCTGTGGCCGAGGTGACGGGCCACGTCCTCCAGGTTGTGCGTGGCCTTGTACAGCCGGGTGCCGGCGGTATGCCTCAGGGCGTGGGTGCCGAGGTACGGGACGCCTGCTTTCTCGGCCAGGACTTTAAGGCGTTGCCGGGCGCGGGTGGTGGTGTACGCGAGGAGGCGGGGCTCATCGGCGGGGGCCAGGAGGCGCCAGTCCTCCAGCGCCCGGACGAGGCGCCGTGACAGGGTGACCCGCCGCCGCTTACCTCCCTTGCCCCGCTGGACGGTCAGGCGCCGGGTCCCACAGTCGACGTCGGCCCAGACCAGGGCGGTACTCTCCGCGACGCGAAGGCCCGCGTGCCCCCCGAGCAGCACCAGGACGCGGTCCTGCACGTCCGCACACGCCAGCAGCTTCTCGAAGTCGCTGTCCGAGTAGGGGCGCCGCCGTTCCCAGGGTGCCGTCGGATTGCGTCCGGGCCGGGCGTCCACGAAGACGTCGTCTTTCATGGCGCCCGCCCAGCGCAGCGCCGCCGTCAGGGCGCGGGCCGCCGCGAGGTAGACGGTGACCGTCGACGGAGCGCGCTTGGCTTCCAGCAGGCGGATCCAGAGCTGGGCCTCGTCGGACGTGAGGCGCAGCAGCCCGCCCGTGCTCGACTCAACGTAGCCCAGAAAGGCCCGTACGCCGTGCGTGTAGGTGCGTTGGGTCTGCGGCGAGGTGCGTGCGCCGGCCGGGCCGAACAGTTGCCGGTGGGCTTGCAGGAGGTCGAGCAGCACGGCCTCGTCCAGATCACGGGCGGCTTCCAGGGCGCGGCGGCGGCGTTCCTCGGGCGTGAGGCTGACCCAGTGGCGCGAGACGGCCATCGCCTCACTGCGAAACAGGGCCAGGCTCAGTGGGGAGCGCAGGGCCGGCACGCCCGGCATGGGCACGTCCGCGGTCCAGTCGGCCTGACCTGTCTTCCGGTCCGTCACAGCGAGAGGTGGAGCCGCAGGGCCGCGTCGAGTTGCCTCACCTGCGTTGCGGTCAGGCGGCCAATGGGTGCCTGGCCCAGCTGCTCGAAGCGGATGGTACGGAGCTGTTCGGCCTGCGCCTTGCAGTCCTGACCGAGCCCTGTGTCTGACGCTGAAAGCAGGACCTGAAAGTCGTAGACCCGGGAGACCTTGCTGCTCACGGGCACGACGGTGACGGCGCCGGTGCCCAGCCGCTCGACGGTGCGGTTGAGGCTGTCGGCACTGACGATTACGACCGGGCCGAGCGGCTCTGCGCCGCCGGGCCTCGTGGGGTGGAGATCGGCGAGGTACAGATCACCGCGCCGCATCCGGGTCACCTCCCGGATCCACTGCGGGGAGGGCGTCCCAGCGTTCGGCGTCGCCTGAGGTGTGCCACTCCTCGAGAGCGCCGGCGTACTGCCCTTCGAGTTCATGTTCACGCAGCAGCGTGAGGGCACGGGCGACGACTTCGGACTTGGAGCGGACCTGATGCGACTTCTGGTACTGGGCCACGAAGTCCAGCAGCGTGCCGTCCAGACTGACGCTCAATTTCTCCACACTCATTCCGAAATTCTATCGGAAGAAAAGTACGAACAGCTCGCGTCTGCTGAAGCCGTTTACTCTTACGTTAAGAGTATTTAACATAAATAACACAACTAGGTCGTGTTGAACATGTGTTCCCCACCATGAACGGCTTGGCCAATATCGGCGGGCAGCAGTTCGACCAAGCGAGCCACGACCTGCTCCGTCCTCCCTTCACCTCGCACACGTCCCCAAGCGTCTTTCACCCGGAACGAATCGCCATAGGAAACAGTCCAAGGCAGATCACGCGTGAACGGGTAGCCTGTACAACGGCTGAAACCCAGCATCACATGGCATTTCACGGGCATGAGCTGGCGTAGCTCCAGTCGTTGCCACGCCGCTTCTACCAACGCCCGAGTCCCCACGCGGCCGGTGATCTGTCAAGGGTTTGGTGGAGCCTCAGTTCAGGATGTAAGCCTGCTCCTCGAAGGCCGTCGGTGACTGATACCCCAACGATGAGTGACGACGGCGACGGTTATAGAACACTTCAATCCACTCGAACACCTCTGTCCGTGTCTGGGCACGGTCCCACTGCGCTTCGCCAAGCCCCATCTCCGTCTTCAATGTCGCAAAAAAGCTTTCCTGGACAGCGTTATCCCAGCATTCTCCTGCCTCGCTCATACTCTGAATGGCCTGCAATCTATCCAGCGCCTGCTGGTACACATCGCTCGTATACTGGCTCCCTCGATCCGAATGATGCAGGAGTCCGCCTGGTGGGTTCCGACGAGCCACCGCCATCTCCAACGCCGCTGTGACCAGCGGCGTCTGAAGTCGCTCATTCAGCGCCCAGCCGACAATTTTCCTCGAGTACAGGTCCATGACCGTCGCCAGGTACAACCAGCCTTCACGGGTGGGGACATACGTGATGTCCGTGACCCACTTCTGGTTCGGGCCGTCCGCAGTGAATACCCGATCAAGAATGTTTTCTGCGGCTGGGCGCGAAGATTTCGCTTTCGTTGTCGTGCGGACCTTCCGTTTCCCACGCGCGACAAGCTGTGCTTGTCGCATGAGTCGCCGAATCCGCTGACGACTGACCTGCTCTCCCTGTGCTTTCAGGTCGGCTTGGATGCGCAGCGCCCCGTATGTTCCCCGGCTCTCCTCGAAGCTGGTCCTGATTTTCTCGATCAGCACGCGGTCTTTTGTGATCCTCTTACACTCCGGCCTTCCCCGCGCAGCGTAGTACCCGCTAATGCTCACGTCCAGAATCCGGCACATCAGTTCCACTGGGAACTCGTTCTGGTGCCCCTCGATGAACTTGAAGATCAGGGCTGCTTCGCGAAGAAGGCCAGTGCTTTTTTCAGGATATCCCGGTCCTGTCGTGCAATTTCCAGTTCCCGCTCCAGTTCCTTGAGTCGAGCCTCCTGTAGTGAAAGGGCGGGGATGCCCCGCCCGGTGAACGCTGGGCGGCCGGCGGCCGTCTGGGTGTCCTGCTGCTGCTTCCACCGGACGACGTAGTGAGGGGGAACGCCGAGGTCACGGGCAATCTGGGCGCAACTCTTTCCGGTCGTGCGGACCAGCCGGACGGCTTCTTGTTTGAACTCAGCGGTAAATTTCTGCTTGGGTACGGACATTCTGTCCTCCAGTGTGGATCACACTGAACTTACCCTCCACCAAACTCTATCCAGTTCACACTTCCCGGAGGCTGAGCAGGGTGTGGGAGCGGCGCCACCCCTGTTGTTGACGGTGCCTGCCGATGAACCGTATCGCTTGAGGATCGTGGTGGGCGATGAAACCGGCTTCGGAGTCGAATCGTGGTCTGCGCAGGTCCCCCTGCCGGAAGGCGCATTACAAGCGCTTGACGAATTGTCTGACGGCTGGACATTGCCGAATGAGGTTTCGGACGGCTTTTTCAACACTTGGAGAGCCTTTGAGGGTGTGGCGCTGATGGGGGTCGCGTCGTCCATGGATGGTTCACGTGTTGTGTTCGCCCATTCGAGGGTTATGCAGTGGGCCCAGACGCTGAGCTACTTCATCCTGTTGCTGCGGGTGGCCGAGGAACGGCTTCCGGACTCATGGGTACGGAGCCGCGTAGCACGAACGCATTTCATGCTGCAACCCGATCTGTCGCACAGACGCTAGCCGACAAACTCTAGCGCCTTGAAGGCCACCAGAACCGGTGGAACCGGGCGAGCGGATCCGGACCGGGTTCTGGTCGACTTTGCCGTACGCGATCCTGATCTGTCGGTTTTTTCAGGCCGCATCACGCAACGTGGAGGCAAGAGTGGCCAGTTCCATCGTCTGAGGTGAATCACGGCCGGCTTCTGCGATGTGAAAGAGCAGACACTGAACCATCTGGCTCGACGGCCTGCACGACAGCCAGGGCTTCAATCGCCTCGATCTGGTCCGGATCGACGTCTCCGGAAACCAGTCCATACCGATGAAGGAACTTGCTGTCGATGTCGCGCACCCCAGCCCGGTGGAGCAGTTCGAGTACGGCTTCACCGGCGGCTTTGTCCTCTGCTTCGTTGAGGTTCACGGTGATGTGCACCAGCATGGGTCGCCTCCTTGGTCCGGTGGACGCGCTGTTACGTGGTGGGATCCTGTTTTTTGAGGCTGAGCTTCAGGAGTGGCCGGATGGCTTCCGTGGAGCCGAGCCCCAGGTGCTGACGCAGCTGCTGGCGGCTGTGGAGCAGGTGCTGGTCGGTGTTCTCGAGCAGGCGTAGGCCGGCGGCGTTGCGCAAGGCCTGCCAGGCGCGGTAGGTGACGCCGGCGCGCCGGCACAGGAAGAACAGGCGTTTGCGGAGGAAGAACTGGGCTTCAATGTCGAAGACCCGTCCGGTGGTGCTGAACAGGGCGGTGTGACCGCGCTGACGGCCCCACTGTTCCAGGGCGGTTCGCAGGTCCTCGCTGATGTTCACGGTGCGGTTGGTGGTGCGTAGGGTACCGCCAGTCAGATCGAGGTCCTTGAAGGTCAGTTTCAGGACTTCTGGGCCGGTCAGGCCGCCGTGGGCGCCCAGGAGCACGAGCGCGCGTTCTTCGAGCGTCGCATGACGCAGCAGCTGGGCGATCTCGTCGGCGGTGTAAGCTTGGCGGTGTTCTTCGGGATGGTTGATGACGCCGATGATGCTGCGGTAGGGATTGCCGGAAACCAGGCCTTGGTCGTACAGGATGTCGTAGAGGGTGCGCACCTGAGTCAGGCGATTCTTGATGGTGGCCGGAGCGTAGTGGGTGATCAGCCAGTGCCGGTAAGCTGCGGCCTGGTGGAGGTCGGCGTTCAGGACACTGCGCTGTTCCTGCTCCACCCATTTGAAGTAAAGCCGGATGCCACTGACGACGTTGATGTGCGTGGAGGTGCCGGGCGGGCTCGCGAGGTACGGGGTCAGCGCATCGGTAGCAGCGGCATACGCCCGCTGCACGATCAGGTGGCGCAGGGCAACGTTGACCTCCGGCATAAACCTCAATATATAGGAGTAATCGGCCAAAAAAGCCACGTGTTCGGGCTGTTTTTTGAGCTTTTGCTGCTGCATAGGCGTGGTGAAAATTGGTATCGGTCTCAGCTTCATTGCTTGTCTTCCTATATATTGATACCCCCACTCCGGTTGGCGACTCGCACCGGCGATTCTTTGTCCAACTCGACTTCGGTACCCCTGGAAGAGTGGTCCTAGGCCCCTCAAGGCCCACTACTCGCTCCCTACTCAGCGGCGAGGAAAAGCGGCGCTGCGATAGAACGTGACGGTTGATTTCTGGATATCGAAGCGAACGCGCTGCCAGTCCAGGGTCGTGCCCCCTGGCGCCTTGACGTAGATGTCGACGGACCGTGCCGTCTTCGGCACCCGCTGAGGCGTCGCCGTGTTGCGGTAGAACAGGGCCTTCAGCGGACCACCGTCGACGCTGACGCCGACCGTGAGCGGCATCACCGGGAGGCCGGCAGCATCGAACGTCAGCTGGCGCTCAGCGAGGTCAAACACCACGTTCGAGGCGTGGGGGACGGCCCCATACGATCTGTTTTCCAGAACGATCCTGCCGGTGTTGCGGTACCCGTCCCGGAACACGTTCGCAAACGCACTGAACTGCCGGGCCGTGACTGTCAAGGTCCGGGCCTTCGGATCAGGTTTGAAGACGAACCCGCAGAAGGCCGTCAGGCGCGCAGGGCCGCCACTGAAGAACTCGACGTTGACCGTCTCGGGTTCAGCTGGGAACGCGGCCTGCGTGCGGTAACTCGCCCGCTGCATGCCCGCCAGCATCAGGCCGGCGCAATCGGCGGGCGCGGCCGCCTGCGCCGGGACAGAGATCAGGAGAAAGGGAAGAAGAAACCGGGCTGTCATGGGTCAGCACCTCCAGAAGCAGTCTACATGACTTTAAGTGATATGACTTTAATTGCATGGTCGCACGGCTAGCCCTCTCGGCACCCTGAAGCAATGGCGAAAACGGACAAGGGACCGACCGAATCGAGGTTGACCTTCGGGCGCCGGCTGCGCGAGGAACGGCAGCGGCGAGGCCTCACCCTCGAAGACCTCGCCGCTGCCAGCGGCATCACCTGGTCCTACATCGCGCAGGTCGAAGTCGGACGCCGCAACATCAGCGTCGACAACATGCACCTGCTGGCCGCAGGCCTCGGCCTGACCCTGCGCGAACTGTTGTGAGCGGAGCTGCCTCGCCACTCACGGGTGGGCGTCCCACACCACGTCCAGCGGCTCCACCTCGTCACCCAGCCACCGGTACGCGGCGGCCGAGAGCCGCTCTTCACGCCGCCCGACGCTCAGCAGCACGTGCAGGTCGTCGAACAGCGCGGTGCGCCGGCCGGCCCGCAGCCACGTCAGGTCCTGCTCGAAACCGGCCACCTGATTGTCCGGCGCGATGATCCAGCTGCCCACCCAGTTCATTGGCGGCCCACCAGCGGCGGCCAGCGCGTCCGCCCAGCCCACCGCGTACCGGGGATCGGCATCCAGGGGCGACTGGCAGGACAGCCACCAGGCGTAGCCCTGTGGAGCCGCGAACCGGATCTGCAGCGCCTCACCCTCACACCAGCCGAACAGCAGGCCGCCGCGCCAGCGCCCTGCGCTGGTCAGTTGCGTCAGCAGCGACGCCTTAGCCTCGCGGTGCACCTGCACGCGCTCAGGCACCGACCACTCCGTCACTCGCGCCACTGGACCGGCCGGC includes the following:
- a CDS encoding replication initiator protein A is translated as MAKKNKTPNLYDELNFARFGVISMHTRVDQSITHWNTEFAVNGRTFRIEAVTPQGRPHGIDTDTLVALETLFISHDCPQDNWVHTTAYEVRELMGLANNGENYHRLRQSIRRLYFTSVIVGRKTTLAGSQRVAWDNVGVRFFEGLRYRDHDDDGDLNTLDSEATLSIRLGEQLAESIRAGISHVLDGHLLHQLEQPPARALYRTLQAHRRQDDGSLLSELRVPLVDWRQATGLTTDRSDLVRRALTAAHDELLANRYLESATIEGRGKSAVAHYVFADTNSADPALVVMLRQAGVSVARAATLASLYPERVELALQFLEQRRMNAGGTVRNPGGLVADYLQNPEKYAVPAEFTPPAQARQEQAVRRHQKAEHEAQQQAEAHLERLGSASPVEQWESQRSTLQLILKKQLNADQWSQLEALACAGEIQAVDLTRTLIAATASTGLKEAVDQLRRRLNPLLPLEL
- a CDS encoding DUF6193 family natural product biosynthesis protein, whose product is MGTRALVEAAWQRLELRQLMPVKCHVMLGFSRCTGYPFTRDLPWTVSYGDSFRVKDAWGRVRGEGRTEQVVARLVELLPADIGQAVHGGEHMFNTT
- a CDS encoding ParB/RepB/Spo0J family partition protein, with protein sequence MAGFTSPPAPDVQTDLAIDAIRPRPQQPRRSFTPESLARLTDSIRTHGILQPLSVHQTAAGYDLISGERRLRAARTAGLTTVPVKVFSGLTERQVQQLSAVENLQREDLNPVDEADAVLDILSAELDLPKDQLTPRLERWKSMRMRDPALARASEDERQAIAHLETLFRGLSRGEWTSFVANRLPVLRLPAPLLEAVREGRLDYTKAIALKRAPEDLRDALLAESDALSVQQIRQRIQEASRTSAPHEDLNRALETFRRLTARDQLAQLTPEARRELLSLLKQAAAVMGEGSKVPARQRLK
- a CDS encoding type II toxin-antitoxin system ParD family antitoxin produces the protein MSVEKLSVSLDGTLLDFVAQYQKSHQVRSKSEVVARALTLLREHELEGQYAGALEEWHTSGDAERWDALPAVDPGGDPDAAR
- a CDS encoding tyrosine-type recombinase/integrase → MTDRKTGQADWTADVPMPGVPALRSPLSLALFRSEAMAVSRHWVSLTPEERRRRALEAARDLDEAVLLDLLQAHRQLFGPAGARTSPQTQRTYTHGVRAFLGYVESSTGGLLRLTSDEAQLWIRLLEAKRAPSTVTVYLAAARALTAALRWAGAMKDDVFVDARPGRNPTAPWERRRPYSDSDFEKLLACADVQDRVLVLLGGHAGLRVAESTALVWADVDCGTRRLTVQRGKGGKRRRVTLSRRLVRALEDWRLLAPADEPRLLAYTTTRARQRLKVLAEKAGVPYLGTHALRHTAGTRLYKATHNLEDVARHLGHSGLETTRIYAKWDDQHLSDVVDEW
- a CDS encoding tyrosine-type recombinase/integrase, encoding MQQQKLKKQPEHVAFLADYSYILRFMPEVNVALRHLIVQRAYAAATDALTPYLASPPGTSTHINVVSGIRLYFKWVEQEQRSVLNADLHQAAAYRHWLITHYAPATIKNRLTQVRTLYDILYDQGLVSGNPYRSIIGVINHPEEHRQAYTADEIAQLLRHATLEERALVLLGAHGGLTGPEVLKLTFKDLDLTGGTLRTTNRTVNISEDLRTALEQWGRQRGHTALFSTTGRVFDIEAQFFLRKRLFFLCRRAGVTYRAWQALRNAAGLRLLENTDQHLLHSRQQLRQHLGLGSTEAIRPLLKLSLKKQDPTT
- a CDS encoding helix-turn-helix domain-containing protein; translation: MAKTDKGPTESRLTFGRRLREERQRRGLTLEDLAAASGITWSYIAQVEVGRRNISVDNMHLLAAGLGLTLRELL
- a CDS encoding type II toxin-antitoxin system PemK/MazF family toxin; protein product: MRRGDLYLADLHPTRPGGAEPLGPVVIVSADSLNRTVERLGTGAVTVVPVSSKVSRVYDFQVLLSASDTGLGQDCKAQAEQLRTIRFEQLGQAPIGRLTATQVRQLDAALRLHLSL